The nucleotide window ACACTAAAAGCTTGTCACCATTAAAATCATATAAAATAAATCCTCAATAAATTTTTCAGATTCCTAACTCATTTATTCAAAACTAATGAGGTAATCTATAGAACCTCCTTCATTACCCGGAAATTCTAAAGTGCCTCTTACATTTTGAGCAGGAGTAAGAACAGCAGAACTGATCTTATCATCAATATTATCTTCACCTCCTGCCACCTTATCATCATCCCACAAACTCATTAACATTTCTAAATCTACTGGAAATTGAGTTTTTGCATTAGGTTCTATGACTTGGTTATTTTGACACTGCCAATAGAGAGGTGCATCTGTCGGCCATATTTGAACATCTTCGTTAACTTCAGGGATACTGGGGACTTCATCCTTTGATTTCCAGGTTAAATATAATTCTTTATCCCCTGGTGTGGGGCCACAGTTAACCTTCTCAATAGTTACATAAGCGTGAGCCGCGAGTGCTTGCTGACTAAAAGGGAAAGCTATCAATGACAGTGCTATTAATAAACTCAGAGAAAGACTGATTAGTTTTTTCATCGGTTTCACTCCATCTTTGATGAAGTAATATAATTTATTTCCCCCAATACTATTAGAGTTAATTTTAAAACTCAATCCCAGTTAAGACAGTTAAGCAAAAAATTTTAAGACAGTTAAGACAGTTAAGACAGTTAGGACAGTTAAGACAGTTAGGACAGTTAAAAGGTTAGACAGAGTGGAATTACTTCTATTGAGCTAAGAAAATTTACTAATAAATAAAAGATGCGCCGAAGACGCATCCTACCTGAAAAAGTTTAGAGATTAATTAGCCAACAACAGCCGGTTCAAGTAACTTGATATTTTGAAAATTAAACTCGGTGATAATTTTTTCTCCACCCGGTTCAATAGCTTCTATAACTTGACGAGTCGGTAGATAATACTTGCCGAATTTTTCGTAAGTTTCGTTAAATTCCCGTTTTCCCTTCAACTCATCGGTTTTAGGATTGCGGAAAATGGCATTATATTTAGTCGAGATGTAGCCTTCTTCGGTTTGAAGACTTTCTTGAGTATTAATGGTAAATGCGATCGGCCCCATAACCCGACTAACCTGAGAAATTTCTTTACCTCTAACTTTATAATTAGACCCCATCGCATCCCCTTCGACTAAAATTTCTATTGCTCCTGTGGGATCTTGAGAGCCTATGGTAAACTTATTTTTGCCATGAGATTGTTCAAAAGAACTGCGTTTGCGGTGAGTGATGATGTCTCTTAGCTGATTATAGACACTCTCTTTAACTTTTTCGTCTTCGATCGCACTAACTTCTAGGGTGAGATCCGAATTAACCCGAATTTTACCGGTATAAACTTCATCTCCCTGTTGAAGATGTAAATCAGCCGTATAACCGGGGAAATGACTATCCCAAGTGTAACGGTTTTCATAAGCAGTCCGAAAAATATCTCTTCCTTGAGTGGGTTGAGTCATGTTCACAAAAACCTTTTTATGGATGTTTATTTAAGCTTGACCCAATCATCCTAAGATAGGGTTGCTTTACCTATTTTGACAAAAATGAAGATTTAATGACGACTCAAAATCAGATTATCTTAAAGGAAGATTTTAACATCAGCTTAAAATCCGTTGTCTAGAAGGCAACAGAGAAGTCAATGACCCACTAAAATGAGAATAGGATAGGGAATACAAAAAAAGCTTAAGAATGCAGCCAACTGACTCTAGTAAATTTACAGAACAAGCTTGGGATGCGATCGTAAAATCTCAAGAAGTTGCTCGTCGTTATAAAAATCAGACCCTAGAAATTGAACACCTGGTTATTGCCCTACTCGAACAAGAAAAAGGGCTAGCCGGTCGAATTTTAAATCGGGCCCAGATCGACTCAATAAGATTAAAACAGCAACTCGAAACCTTTGCCACTCGCCAACCCAAATTTATG belongs to Gloeothece citriformis PCC 7424 and includes:
- a CDS encoding DUF3386 domain-containing protein, whose product is MTQPTQGRDIFRTAYENRYTWDSHFPGYTADLHLQQGDEVYTGKIRVNSDLTLEVSAIEDEKVKESVYNQLRDIITHRKRSSFEQSHGKNKFTIGSQDPTGAIEILVEGDAMGSNYKVRGKEISQVSRVMGPIAFTINTQESLQTEEGYISTKYNAIFRNPKTDELKGKREFNETYEKFGKYYLPTRQVIEAIEPGGEKIITEFNFQNIKLLEPAVVG